Proteins from a genomic interval of Salinivibrio kushneri:
- the frdC gene encoding fumarate reductase subunit FrdC, translating into MSNRKPYTRPMPRTWWLDHPFYRFYMVREATVLPLVFFTLSLTAGLICLVQGPQAWQSWLDYMAHPVVIILNLVALVASLFHATTFFSMMPQVMPIRIKGKLLDGKWVIGAQWAAVAVISLIALVLI; encoded by the coding sequence ATGAGTAATCGCAAACCCTATACACGCCCCATGCCGCGTACTTGGTGGCTCGACCATCCGTTCTACCGCTTTTATATGGTGCGAGAAGCGACAGTACTGCCTTTGGTCTTCTTCACGCTTAGTCTCACCGCTGGGTTAATCTGCTTGGTTCAGGGACCGCAAGCATGGCAAAGCTGGCTGGATTACATGGCCCACCCGGTTGTGATTATCTTGAACCTGGTTGCCTTGGTCGCCAGCCTGTTTCATGCCACCACCTTTTTCAGCATGATGCCGCAAGTGATGCCGATTCGCATTAAAGGCAAACTGCTCGACGGTAAATGGGTGATTGGTGCGCAATGGGCCGCGGTGGCGGT
- a CDS encoding succinate dehydrogenase/fumarate reductase iron-sulfur subunit, protein MTQTTYQVSVLRYDPATDDAPYSQSFVVPGDETMSVLDALGYIKDNLDKSLSYRWSCRMAICGSCGMMVNGVPKLACKAFLRDYAKGVVIEPLANFAIEKDLVVDMTPFIERLEAIKPYILGNDRRPEDGPNTQTPEQMARYKQFAACINCGLCYAACPQFGLNPDFLGPAAIALAHRYNLDSRDKGKAQRMPLINSDNGAWGCTFVGYCSKVCPKSVDPAGAVNQGKVASTQDMVIAMFNPNKDGQEVRG, encoded by the coding sequence ATGACGCAAACTACCTACCAGGTCTCAGTGCTCAGATACGATCCGGCAACGGATGATGCGCCTTACTCGCAATCTTTCGTTGTACCCGGCGATGAAACCATGTCGGTCTTGGATGCGCTGGGGTATATCAAAGACAACCTCGATAAGTCGCTCTCTTATCGCTGGTCGTGTCGCATGGCCATTTGTGGCTCATGCGGGATGATGGTCAATGGCGTGCCCAAGCTCGCTTGCAAAGCGTTTTTACGTGATTACGCCAAAGGGGTGGTGATTGAGCCTTTGGCTAATTTTGCCATCGAAAAAGATCTCGTTGTCGATATGACGCCCTTTATTGAGCGTCTTGAAGCGATCAAACCTTATATTTTGGGCAATGATCGCCGCCCTGAAGACGGGCCCAATACGCAAACGCCTGAACAAATGGCACGCTACAAACAGTTTGCCGCTTGTATCAATTGCGGCTTATGCTACGCCGCTTGTCCTCAGTTTGGTCTCAATCCCGACTTTCTTGGTCCTGCCGCGATCGCGCTGGCACACCGCTATAATCTTGACAGCCGTGACAAGGGGAAAGCCCAACGCATGCCATTGATTAATAGTGATAACGGCGCGTGGGGGTGCACTTTCGTCGGCTACTGCTCAAAAGTGTGTCCGAAGAGTGTTGATCCTGCAGGTGCAGTCAACCAAGGCAAGGTGGCTTCCACCCAAGATATGGTGATTGCCATGTTTAATCCTAATAAAGATGGGCAGGAGGTAAGAGGATGA